In Daphnia pulex isolate KAP4 chromosome 7, ASM2113471v1, one genomic interval encodes:
- the LOC124197529 gene encoding 4-galactosyl-N-acetylglucosaminide 3-alpha-L-fucosyltransferase 9-like, translating into MESQISARQTMLDKMKRPFVNNRRFNRYWNSIQLNLTRNSGYYALVSSLMCLCLIGLRSNGEYHDHDEIDSELHYSFHNWEPKKPMEIHPRERRAVDSSDGEPKIILFWTKYHGSASFDFGLGSRPFETAGCRVSNCKTTTDRLLLNESHAIIFHSGNLNISDMPPVRFDHQRWIFYSFTSPVNLAPIPKFLQDKFNWTMTYRRDSDIIHRYPFGSLVASKTMRKSYGKTRPTANSVQRRIPHKKKLVAWITSTCPTSVRRENYVRQLARHISVDIYGGCGHKYCGSHEQCMKMLREDYKFVLAFENSLCTDYVSEKLYTALENGVVPVVYGEADYRAYAPSYSYVNARDFGSPKELAEYLWLLHQNDHLYQNYFSWNQDYMVDRFPTDGWCNLCQMLHRPIESQAYSDVQRWWAEEVTCTSNYHFNLTVSNNLEPVASNSLH; encoded by the exons ATGGAGTCGCAAATCAGCGCCCGGCAGACGATGCTGGACAAGATGAAACGGCCGTTTGTCAACAACCGCAGGTTCAACCGCTACTGGAACAGCATCCAGCTCAATCTGACCCGCAATTCCGGATATTACGCCTTGGTTTCGTCGCTCATGTGCCTGTGTCTCATCGGACTCCGCTCCAACGGCGAATATCACGATCACGATGAAATCGATTCCGAGCTGCACTACAGTTTCCACAACTGGGAACCAAAG AAACCGATGGAAATTCACCCGCGTGAACGG CGAGCCGTGGATTCGTCAGATGGTGAACCAAAGATAATCCTTTTCTGGACGAAATACCACGGAAGCGCCAGTTTCGATTTCGGATTGGGTTCAAGACCGTTCGAGACGGCCGGCTGCCGGGTTTCCAACTGCAAAACAACCACCGACAGGTTGTTGCTCAATGAGTCACACGCCATCATTTTCCATTCGGGAAATCTCAACATCTCCGACATGCCTCCCGTTCGTTTCGATCACCAGCGCTGGATCTTTTATTCCTTTACATCGCCAGTCAATTTGGCTCCCATCCCGAAATTCTTACaa gacaaatTCAATTGGACAATGACTTACCGCCGAGATTCCGATATTATTCATCGCTATCCATTCGGATCTCTGGTGGCCAGTAAAACGATGCGCAAGAGTTACGGCAAAACGCGTCCGACGGCCAACTCTGTGCAGCGTCGGATTCCGCACAAGAAGAAGCTCGTCGCCTGGATTACGTCAACTTGCCCGACGTCGGTGCGGCGGGAAAATTACGTGCGCCAGTTGGCCAGGCACATCTCTGTCGACATTTACGGCGGGTGCGGTCACAAATACTGCGGCAGTCACGAACAG TGCATGAAGATGCTCCGTGAAGATTACAAGTTCGTGCTGGCCTTTGAGAATTCCCTGTGCACAGACTACGTCTCGGAGAAATTGTACACGGCGCTGGAGAATGGCGTCGTGCCCGTCGTCTACGGTGAGGCCGACTACCGGGCCTACGCCCCCAGCTATTCTTACGTCAACGCCCGCGATTTCGGCTCGCCAAAGGAGTTGGCCGAGTACCTGTGGCTCTTGCACCAGAACGACCATCTGTACCAAAACTATTTCTCGTGGAATCAAGACTACATGGTGGACAGGTTCCCCACCGACGGATGGTGCAACTTGTGCCAGATGCTACACCGACCCATCGAGTCGCAGGCCTATTCCGACGTCCAGCGTTGGTGGGCCGAGGAAGTCACTTGCACCTCCAATTATCACTTCAATCTCACCGTCAGCAACAATCTAGAGCCGGTGGCGTCCAATTCACTCCACTAA